One genomic window of Elaeis guineensis isolate ETL-2024a chromosome 2, EG11, whole genome shotgun sequence includes the following:
- the LOC105057578 gene encoding PI-PLC X domain-containing protein At5g67130, giving the protein MDLLKSMFVLMLVAFLGCFNGECKLLDECSSDSDCEAGLYCFSCSQGFSGSRCVRSAITDQFKLLNNSLPFNKYAYLTTHNSFAIDGEPSHTGVPRVTITNQEDTVTQQLNNGVRALMLDTYDLKDDVWLCHSSGGKCYDITAFEPAIDTMKEIEAFLSTNPSEIVTLILEDYVQAPNGLTKVFNESGLLEYWFPVSNMPQNGEDWPLVRDMVSNNHRLIVFTSIKSKQDTEGIAYQWNYMVENQCKQKKILLFFDACSLVSVVPYSAHFVM; this is encoded by the exons ATGGATCTTCTCAAGAGCATGTTTGTACTCATGTTGGTGGCTTTTCTTGGCTGCTTCAATGGAGAGTGCAAG CTTCTTGATGAGTGCTCTTCAGACAGTGATTGTGAAGCTGGATTGTATTGCTTCTCCTGCTCCCAAGGGTTCTCAGGTTCAAGGTGTGTTCGGTCAGCAATCACAGACCAATTCAAGTTATTG AATAACTCATTGCCTTTCAATAAGTATGCATATCTCACCACACACAACTCTTTTGCAATTGATGGGGAACCATCTCATACTGGAGTTCCGCGAGTAACTATCACAAACCAAGAGGACACTGTTACCCAGCAATTAAAT AATGGTGTCCGAGCCCTGATGCTGGATACTTATGACTTAAAAGATGATGTGTGGTTGTGCCACTCAAGTGGAGGGAAATGCTATGACATAACAGCATTC GAACCAGCCATTGATACTATGAAGGAGATTGAAGCGTTCCTATCTACAAATCCTTCTGAGATTGTCACATTGATCTTAGAAGATTATGTTCAGGCTCCAAATGGATTAACAAAGGTCTTCAATGAATCAGGTTTGTTAGAGTACTGGTTTCCAGTCTCAAACATGCCCCAGAATGGTGAGGACTGGCCCCTTGTACGTGACATGGTTTCTAACAACCACCGCCTTATCGTCTTCACATCTATCAAATCCAAACAAGATACAGAAGGGATTGCCTATCAATGGAACTACATGGTTGAAAACCAGTGTAAGCAAAAAAAAATCCTCCTCTTCTTTGATGCATGTTCTCTTGTGTCAGTAGTGCCATATAGTGCACATTTTGTCATGTAG
- the LOC105057106 gene encoding cytochrome b5, with translation MPTITKLYSMKEASQHNTQEDCWVVIDGKVYDVTKYLDDHPGGDDVLLSAAGKNSTEEFEDAGHSKSARELMQDYCIGELDPTPAIPELEIVRKDQPSNLITKLSSKTLQYWAVPATIIGISVVTAILYSRKK, from the exons ATGCCGACCATCACGAAGCTTTACTCGATGAAAGAAGCCTCCCAGCACAACACCCAGGAGGATTGCTGGGTCGTCATCGACGGCAAg GTATACGACGTGACAAAGTATTTGGACGACCACCCTGGAGGAGATGATGTTCTCCTATCAGCAGCTG GGAAGAACTCAACTGAAGAGTTCGAAGATGCAGGCCACAGCAAAAGTGCTAGAGAGCTCATGCAAGATTATTGTATTGGAGAATTAGATCCAACACCTGCTATCCCAGAGCTCGAAATCGTTAGGAAGGACCAACCTTCCAACCTCATTACCAAGCTTTCAAGCAAGACATTGCAGTATTGGGCTGTCCCAGCAACCATCATTGGGATCTCAGTAGTGACTGCCATTTTGTACTCACGCAAGAAGTAA